Proteins co-encoded in one Nicotiana sylvestris chromosome 7, ASM39365v2, whole genome shotgun sequence genomic window:
- the LOC104231905 gene encoding uncharacterized protein, which translates to MNPPKAPLNLIEKHFSKFLWDSTGDKNKFHWNSWKNLCIPEEGDIEIRRMWRFRTCPFLWADYLKAKYCSRSHPATAAFGGTIGQVKDHLLKWNEEWNTHKLEQLLPTHIVHHISIISRGKQNNNDQAIWKLMENGYYSNASACEAARHLWEFFENPLEIRHQATSISSALNQWWQRKPKNLVHKMILHIIPITISCELWKSYTSCKFGEGKKVVLYKMKSQIIWNINAAINKKYPSINTHSHWYKNCEMIEDLKPIPIWKSVLWEVPPSGFLKLNTDGSLNKQNGKAGIGGILRDEEGGFVMAFSMPIICNSVSEAKLKAIKYGCEWCKNKGILNFIVESDLRMIGDMLQTKTLSNNKLKQEAEKLLYTLDICRAPINHCLREAIQVADWFAKEATKANEGIIHTDFRQIPKAAKGPFFMDMWQVPSFRIRYEKSNFLVS; encoded by the exons ATGAACCCTCCAAAAGCTCCGCTTAATCTGATTGAAAAGCACTTTTCAAAATTCCTTTGGGATTCCACTGGTGACAAAAATAAGTTTCATTGGAATTCGTGGAAAAACCTTTGTATTCCTGAGGAGGGTGATATCGAAATTAGAAGAATGTGGAGGTTCAGAACATGTCCTTTTTTATGGGCTGACTACCTAAAAGCTAAATATTGTAGTAGATCTCATCCT GCAACTGCAGCTTTTGGTGGGACAATTGGACAGGTAAAGGACCACTTGCTAAAGTG gaACGAGGAGTGGAATACGCACAAATTGGAGCAACTCCTGCCCACCCATATTGTTCATCATATAAGCATCATTTCTAGAGGGAAACAGAACAATAATGACCAAGCCATTTGGAAACTCATGGAGAATGGATATTATTCTAATGCATCGGCCTG TGAGGCCGCGAGGCATTTATGGGAATTCTTTGAAAATCCTCTGGAAATTCGGCATCAAGCTACTTCCATTAGTAGTGCTCTCAATCAATGGTGGCAGAGGAAACCAAAGAATTTGGTCCATAAAATGATCCTTCACATTATTCCTATCACTATCTCCTGCGAGTTATGGAAAAGCTATACATCTTGCAAATTTGGAGAAGgtaagaaagttgttctttacaAGATGAAGTCCCAAATTATTTGGAACATTAACGCTGCTATCAACAAGAAATACCCCTCTATTAACACCCACTCTCACTGGTACAAAAATTGTGAGATGATTGAAGATCTGAAACCTATTCCTATATGGAAGAGTGTCTTATGGGAGGTGCCTCCCAGTGGGTTTCTAAAGCTAAATACTGATGGAAGCCTTAACAAACAGAATGGGAAAGCAGGGATTGGAGGAATTCTTAGGGATGAAGAGGGAGGCTTTGTAATGGCTTTCTCGATGCCAATCATATGTAATAGTGTCAGTGAAGCAAAATTGAAAGCTATCAAATATGGGTGTGAGTGGTGCAAAAACAAAGGAATATTGAACTTCATTGTGGAATCGGACTTGAGAATGATCGGTGACATGCTACAGACCAAAACTCTTAGCAACAACAAGCTGAAACAAGAGGCCGAAAAATTATTGTATACTCTGGATATCTGCAGGGCACCTATTAACCACTGCCTTCGTGAAGCAATTCAAGTGGCAGATTGGTTCGCTAAAGAGGCCACCAAAGCTAACGAAGGCATCATACATACTGATTTTAGACAGATTCCAAAGGCGGCCAAGGGCCCTTTCTTCATGGATATGTGGCAGGTCCCGTCCTTTAGAATTAGATATGAAAAATCCAATTTTCTTGTAAGCTAA